The DNA segment CCCAACGTCACACGGCAATATCTTAAGCGACACGGGGCCGAAGCCGCACACTTGGTTACGCTGACCGGCAGCGTGGAAATCATGATCGCGCTAGGCGTGGCGGAAGCGATTGTCGATTTGGTCGAAACCGGCAGCACGCTGGCAGCCAATCAGTTGCGCATTCTCGACGAAATCGGCAATTACGAAACCATCCTCATTCAAAACGGACAGAAACGACACGCCGAACTTGCCGACCGCGTGGTTCGCCGGTTGGAGGGCGTGGTGATTGCCCGCAGTTACTCGCTGCTGGAATACAACGTGCCGCGGGCCAAGCTGAAAGAAGCGGAAAAAATTACGCCTGGCTTCAACTCGCCGACGGTCAGCGCGCTGGAAGACCCCCAGTGGTGCGCGGTGAAAGTGATGGTTCGCCGGGGCGAAGTGATCGACATTATGGAACGGCTGGAAGCGATTGGAGCCTCGGCAATTTTGGAAACGCAAATTGCCAACTGCCGGCTGTGAGAGGCTGCATCTTCCGTAAAGCGGCGACCGCGGGTCGCACCGGATTAGCCGTTATCAAACGGCAGTTCCGCGCGACCAACGGTCGCGGCTTTATGACGGCCAGAGCACTTTTTCGCCATGTACGGCACGGCCGCGGTAAATGGTGGCGATAGCGCCGCAAGCAGGATCAAACAGCAATTCGTGCGGATCGGCGGCGTCATGTTTGGGCAGCGAAACGATCGCCAAATCGGCGAATTTGCCCGGTGTGAGCGTGCCGGTTTCTGCCTCGCGTCCCAGGGTTTTGGCGGCATTGACGGTGATCATCCGCAACAGTGTCGCCGGCAGCACCGTGGGGTGCTGGGCCGCGCCAAATTGCA comes from the Pirellulales bacterium genome and includes:
- the hisG gene encoding ATP phosphoribosyltransferase, translating into MDNLRIGVPSKGRLAEIAESLLKEAGLSFRRSERTLFARCKEIPVDITFLRTDDIPVLCAEGAIDMGIVGADLVAETGAEVLRRLDLGIGHCRLAVCVPESSAVKAAKDLHGARVATSFPNVTRQYLKRHGAEAAHLVTLTGSVEIMIALGVAEAIVDLVETGSTLAANQLRILDEIGNYETILIQNGQKRHAELADRVVRRLEGVVIARSYSLLEYNVPRAKLKEAEKITPGFNSPTVSALEDPQWCAVKVMVRRGEVIDIMERLEAIGASAILETQIANCRL